The DNA region CAGGAACATTCCCACCCAACCTTTGGATGGGAATCTTTCCACCGGTGCACAGATGTCGTCTGTAACGTCTTTTAAAGTCTTATTGCCAAGGACTAATGGGCTACGCTTCATCATGAGTGCTCACCTTGTTTTGCAGTACCGTGACCATTGTGGCCACCAGTTGATTCTTTATCATTGTTGCGGATCTTAGAAAGGTAGCGCACTGCTGGTGCCGCATGCCATTCTTCAAGAAGAGCGTAAGCACGTTCTTCTGATTTAAAGATCTTCGCCACTTGCGAATTCGGATCATTCAAATCACCGAACACAATACCACCAGCAGGACATGCCGTCTGGCAGGCTACTTTGACGTCGCCATCTTTCAACGAGCGTTTTTCATTACGAGCCACGGTCTTGGCATCCTGGATTCTTTGCACGCAGAACGTACATTTTTCCATCACCCCGCGAGTACGCACACCCACTGAAGGATTCAAAGCCATGTGAAGAGGCTTTTCAATCAACTTCGCGTAGTTGAACCAGTTGAAACGACGTACTTTGTAAGGACAGTTATTCGCGCAATAACGAGTTCCCACGCAACGGTTGTAAACCATGTCATTGAGACCTTCATCAGAGTGAACAGTCGCAAGAACCGGACACACTGTTTCGCAAGGAGCGTTGTCACAGTGTTGGCACATAACTGGTTGGAAAACCGCTTCTGCATCCGCAGGATTGCCCGTGTAATAACGGTCAATACGGATCCAGTGCATTTCACGACCTTCAAGAACGTACTTCTTACCTACAACCGGAATGTTATTTTCGGACTGACAAGCAATCACGCATGAAGAACAACCTGTGCAAGAGTGAAGATCTACAGCCATGCCCCATTTGTGACCGCTGTATTCGTGGCCAGACCAAATAGACCAAGTGTGATGTCTATGGACACCCGCCGATTTATCTTTGGCGTAGTCTTTCAAAGTCGCTTCCGCAACGATGTTACGACCTTCCATCGAGTGGTGACCTTGCGTACAAGCAAGTTCATATTTTTTATTCAATTTAGAGAAAGTCGCCGCTTGGCCCGCGAAGATCATTTGACCCGCTTTGGCCGTTGCTAACTCAAACGCATTTTTACCAATGCCGTTACCAACTTTACCCGCGCGCGTACGACCGAAACCAACCGCTACAGCCAGCACGTCATCGTGCAGACCTGGCTGGATGTGAGCCGGAAGCTCCATTTTCTTTCCGCCTACGGTCAACTCAACAACAGAGCCTTCTTTCAACCCGTGCTTCTCTGCCGTCGCAAGAGACACCATCACGTAGTTATCCCACACGATTTTAGTCACTGGATCAGGAAGCTCGTGCAACCAAGAAACGTTATTCAAGGAACCGTCACCCATGTGCGGTGTCGAGTAAAGAACAAGTTCATAGCCCGATTGTGCGTTAGCTGGTTTGATTGCAGCGAAGGCATCTGTTTTAAAGGAACGAGCTGAAGAGCTTGAATTCACCTGACCGGCATAACCCTTTTGCAGAGTTTCTTGCCAGAAGTCCTCGAAATCACCCTTGCCTACTTTAGGCATGATGTCTGATTTCCAGAAAACGCGAAGATAGTCGTAGAACGTCTCGTAATCACGCAGACGAGCCGGACCTTGATTTGCAATGTAAGCCCAGGTCATCAAAGACAACTGGAAGGAGCGCGTGTCGTACATAGGACGAATCGCTGGTTGACAGATCGAGTACACACCCGCTGTCAATTCCATGTCGCTCCACGACTCTAACGCGTGATTGTCTGGAGTGATGTAATCCGCAAAAACACCTGTTTCGTCGATACGGTCACCTGTGTAGATCACCATCTCAACTTTTTTCACCGCATCCGCAAAGCCCAATTCAGCAGGCAGTACGAAGCCAGGGTTCACACCGTGGATGATCAAAGTTTTAACTTTGCCATCTTTCATGTCTTTAACAAGCGCTGAAAGATCCGCGTAAGAACCTTTCAAGGCAGGATTTCCACCTTTGGCTTCAACAGTTTTACCGTCGTTACCCAAGGCAGAGTTCAAAAGGTTCACCGCGATTTGAAGTTCGCGAGATTTTTCAGTCCAAGTTTGGATACCACCGGCAACCACCAAAGACTGACCTTGGTTCGCCAAAAGATCCGCAGCCACTTTCGCGAACAACTC from Bdellovibrio sp. ArHS includes:
- a CDS encoding TAT-variant-translocated molybdopterin oxidoreductase yields the protein MSEMHHDNELEMKKALRPKIERDNKYWQSLEQWSNDPEFNKAAETEFMSSPLREGDGEDGWARREFLKLMGASIAMASAGCIRRPVQKIVPYNKQPEDVTLGIANYYSSAYFDGNDALGVLVKTREGRPIKIEPIEGHPFSQSGLNIRSQAALLKLYDPERLKGPQRNLFNEKKSNSQLIDVKWEELDKKVVEQLQKGGVTILTGAIASPATRAVIGDFAQGFKANHVVWEAFSNEEVREGQKASYGDDVVPAFRFDKAKMIVSVDADFLGTWISPTAFTNQFVNGRKDIKNMSRMVSFDSNYSLTGANADIRFKIKPSQQLDVVMGLLHEIIVKKGATGYAGNASVKSALAPFADTAKKLGIDPELFAKVAADLLANQGQSLVVAGGIQTWTEKSRELQIAVNLLNSALGNDGKTVEAKGGNPALKGSYADLSALVKDMKDGKVKTLIIHGVNPGFVLPAELGFADAVKKVEMVIYTGDRIDETGVFADYITPDNHALESWSDMELTAGVYSICQPAIRPMYDTRSFQLSLMTWAYIANQGPARLRDYETFYDYLRVFWKSDIMPKVGKGDFEDFWQETLQKGYAGQVNSSSSARSFKTDAFAAIKPANAQSGYELVLYSTPHMGDGSLNNVSWLHELPDPVTKIVWDNYVMVSLATAEKHGLKEGSVVELTVGGKKMELPAHIQPGLHDDVLAVAVGFGRTRAGKVGNGIGKNAFELATAKAGQMIFAGQAATFSKLNKKYELACTQGHHSMEGRNIVAEATLKDYAKDKSAGVHRHHTWSIWSGHEYSGHKWGMAVDLHSCTGCSSCVIACQSENNIPVVGKKYVLEGREMHWIRIDRYYTGNPADAEAVFQPVMCQHCDNAPCETVCPVLATVHSDEGLNDMVYNRCVGTRYCANNCPYKVRRFNWFNYAKLIEKPLHMALNPSVGVRTRGVMEKCTFCVQRIQDAKTVARNEKRSLKDGDVKVACQTACPAGGIVFGDLNDPNSQVAKIFKSEERAYALLEEWHAAPAVRYLSKIRNNDKESTGGHNGHGTAKQGEHS